The genomic stretch aaaaaaaatctttatgtgaTTGCAAATGCATCGTACGTGCAAGAGGTGGAAGTGAGAAGCGAGAGACtggtgttgctgctgctgctgaacGAAacgctgctgctgttgctgctgctgcggaAACTGCGGGTGTTGTTGGAATTGGGGGAGCTGAGGTTGAAATTGGTGAAAGGGTTGCTGCTGCTGGGGAATAAGGTCGGGGGGTTGTTGCTGGAGATAGAGATGATCATGGCTCGTGGGCGTAGAGACGTTGCTGTGGGTCGCCATGCTCGGGATCACGTTCCAGCTCCCCCCCGAGAACGAGTGCTCCATCGCTCCCTCTCCCTCCGtccctccccttctctctctctctctctctctctctctcgcttgctCGCTGCGGTCAAACAACTGTCAAGACTCGGACTTGATAGAGAcgaagatctctctctctccctccctcagaGACCGTctctgaatctctctctctctctctctctccagtcaAAATGAAAACGATGATGAGGCCGGATCCGTTATGGCCCATAATAGCCCCAAAAATGATTTTCGCTAACATTTTACGAACAATCCCTTTGATATTGAAACTTTATAAACGATAGATTTGATGTTAAAGGCTTTCAAAAGTGTTCATTGATTGACTCGGGGCaagtgccacgtcagattttccgGCGCACGagtcattaaaaatttaaaatgacagCTCTTTAAATTTCATGTCAATTAAATGTCATTACCCGAAAAGTTTTGATGTTAAAATAAGTCCAGATACGTTATGGTATTGATACTGTTTTTGTGGCCGAATGATAGTTACATTTTGCAGCCGCCGTCTTCCTCCGCACTAATCCACTCCTCCCCACAATCTTTTGATGTCGAATTACCGAACTTGGTGCATTTGGTTTGGCCTCCAAAGAACGGTCAACTCGTAGACAACCGCGCACAATTACagatatatcaatataaattggAGGACAAATGTAtagaaaaaaaatcctaaatctattttttttttcaaaaagaaaatatttatttcataTGAAAGAGGTACATAACTCCAAGATAAAGATGCAAATTCCACAAAATTACAATACCAATTCAaccataaatctttcaattatacaaatttagttttaaaccttttcgCATTGATACCAATCAACCCATTCGGCCAATtgtgatcgaaaatcgctgacattaATACTAACTATTCTATGTGGTATTGCTGATgcttattttgtatttattttttttccctttttcccccttttgatTGCTGGTGGCTGGCCAAAGgtgaacaaaaaaaggaaaaaatatataaataataaaaatatattaaaatatttagaataaaaTATTCACAACAGCGTCTATcgacatccacattagcaattttttgccaaaattaatcggatggattgaattgctaccaatatgaaaatgttttaaggattaaattgatctaattaaaaggattaggactaaattgaaactAATACattaaatttaagtttttttttttttcgatactTGTCCCGAAATTGAAAAACCACGGACAACAATAGACGGATCACAAAGGACCCATTTGGCATCATGGTGTTTTGGCAGCGGATCTATAACGTCATGAACCGAAAAGCAAAACTCTAACGCTGGTTCTCGCTAGGAAACAGCCAAAAAATTACAGAACATTATTCATGAACTGCATCAACACCAACATTAGAGGTAGAGATGGAGTTGAGATGATTGCGTCAATACTCGATTCGTACACTAAAAGAATCTCTAAATGACCTCGATAGTCGACCCTGAGGTgcttatttttaaatgttttatCTGATCAAAGAAGGAGACTCACGTCAAACTCGAAGGCTAGAGCGTTATAGGGATGCGGAGTCCATCGTAGCTCAGCTGCACGTCAATGCCCTCCGTCTCCAAGAGCTTTTTAAGACCTTCATTCACTGCTTCATGATCCATGAGATGCATCATACCTTTCGCCATTTTCCAAACCAGGAAAAACATGGTAAACAGAGTTTTCAGAAGGTGACTCCAAAACAAGATATCAtaacaaaagaacaaagaagataTATGCCAAAACTATAAGCATGAAATATATGAAATCCTTGGCCCTGAAATCTGAAACTAAACCAGTGCAAACTTCATAAGGGCAGAAAACTTAACTAGATGATCCTTCCTCATAAAATGTTACTTATTTTAAAATAGGGCCTCTGACATACCAGTGAAGAGTGTTCGCTTTGGTTGGATTTTGCGGACCTCTTCCAAAGCCTGATTGAGAGACATACAATGTGAAAGTTATCGAAGAGTTGATTGGCTTCCTTTCTAACAAAGTTGAGCTATTGAAGGTTTTACCCTAGGGAGGCCAAAATGTGTCGAAGTAGAGCGATCTGGCCTTAATGCATCCTGTACAACCAATAAGATCATCAGTTTCATATTCATACACTAGATCGTTACACATCACCTGCTAACGAACAATCAATGTCTGTATGAAGAAACGTGTTCATTGCAGCAGGAGAGAAAGACGCACCACTATCAAGATGTCACAGTCCCTGAGAAGAGGATATGTTTCTTCTGGTATTTCACTAACATCACTGCATACAGATATACAGATCAGGTCCACTGAAGCATAAGTTCTTAGAAATGGATCTGGAAAATACTAGGCTTCGTTACCTAATGTAGCAGACTTTACCAAACCGAAAACCAAGAGAACGATAACCTTGTCCATGCCACACTGGCAAAGGAGTTATCTGAAGCACAACATCCACAGAGAAAGATAGCAGAATGAGACAATTTTTTATAACAATTGTACATAAGCAGTGGCATCTCTATCTAGAAAGAATGGTACTATGTGGTCAAAAACCATGTTTCTGCATGCTTTGGTTTTCCTAACTACAAATATTTGAATGAGAGACAACAGATGGATGGTAGCACATGCAAGAAATGGGGAAAGGCAGTTCCAGTACTTTCCATGTAGTCATTAAAAGTTATGCCACACACTGTAACTTCTCATCTGCTCTATACAGGAGTCCAGAAACCCTTCAATGAAGGTCAAATCTGATGACTCGGCCTCTATTTAAAGATGTGAGACATTAAATACTTTTCCTCATCCCTCAGTCAATACTAACCAAATTTTGAAGATTGCTCTTACGTAAGTAGATGTCCCTTTCACATATCCAGTTAAACCAGTTAATTCTCCTGCCATATTCTCGGCATCCTTTCTGGCCCTTGGAAAATTATGTTAATAAGTTCATTGTTATTAGACACTCACAGTACTATAACATGTGCACCTAATGACTTTAAAATCGTGAAAAGCAAATAGATGTAAAAGCAAACAATTACAGTGAATATTTCTTCTTTATTGAATTAGCTAAGCTCTTCTATCTGAACGAACAAGGAAAATTATATCAAATTAACTAGGTCACCATAAAAAAGAATCACCTGTCAACAATTTCATTTTGCAAATCAATGCTAAAATCCATAACTGCTTAAATCAACTAGAGTCAGAACAGAAGttcaaaaaacaaagaatttatTCACATGTATGAGCAAAAATTGCAATAGCATAGGGGATGACTTTAACCACTCTGCCAAAGCATTATGGAAATTCACAAGGTGGCAGCCAGTGAGCGAGCAACCACATTTACTGGGTTTATTATACTTGATAGGAAAGTACAATGCAGTAATATACAATATCCTACCTGCAGATCATTCACCACAAATGGCTCCTCCTGCATTATGTTAAACTGCAACTCTGACACTGCAGCACCAGGTATGATGCCACTGGTATCCACTAAATAGTAATGAGTTTTCTTCATCACCTAAGGCCGTTTTCACAACAACAAAACAACATATCTACTTAGCATTACAATAGCTAACACAAAAGGACCGCACAATGTAAATGGCCTAATCAAGAAATTTGCAAAGTGATGTCAAGATCTGAGGAGAATCTTATTGTGTAGCAGAATATACCAACAACAATGATCACACGTTTGGAAACATAAAAAGCAGTAAAAAGAAACAGCATGCGCTGGGATGAATTAACATAATCTTCACTGTGATCTACCAACCAGATGGAATAATACTCTAACACAGCTCAATCAAAACAATTTGTCCACCAAGATATATACAAGTTCACACATCGGAATGCTTTCTTCTCTCATCTCCTGGAATTTATAGGTAGAATTCCTTCTCTGGTCATATCCAGATGTACATTCAACCATCCAGCTAAGGTCAACTTCTTTCCTGTTCCTATACATATGAAAGTTCACCCCATTAACCAGTAACTAACCATTCAATCCAACAAAGTACAATCATCAGCTTCCAATTCCCCAATCTCCTCCGCAAATTCTATCTTACAAAccactttaaggaaaaaaaaaaaacaagattccTAGTTTGGAGGGTAAGAGTGCTGCATCAATATATCAGACCTGTTTAGAACTTACACAAAATGAATTGCACCTGGCCTGGCTGCCCCCTCCAACACCcaccccctccaaaaaaaaaaaatccctcccaaataaaagaaagaaagagagaaaaaagcgCTACCATTATAATTGTGCAAGGCATATAGGTGATATCAAATTCCAAATTTTCCTATTTCTACTTTCATATTTGGAATGAAAGGGGAAGTGACTGCTTTGATACAAAAGAACACTGCAACTCACCTCAAAATCACGTTTGGCTACATAAATTGGAATATGTGGCTGGACGTTATTAGTCCAATCTCGAAGATCATCAAGACCTGAAGAGGAAAGTACTCCCAATATAGTGTAAGTAGTTTCGGAC from Rhodamnia argentea isolate NSW1041297 chromosome 2, ASM2092103v1, whole genome shotgun sequence encodes the following:
- the LOC115737585 gene encoding mediator of RNA polymerase II transcription subunit 9-like, whose product is MEHSFSGGSWNVIPSMATHSNVSTPTSHDHLYLQQQPPDLIPQQQQPFHQFQPQLPQFQQHPQFPQQQQQQQRFVQQQQQHQSLASHFHLLHLVESLADAVENGTRDQHSDSLVSELNNQFEKCQQLLNSIAGSISSKAVTVEGQKRKLEEAEQMLNQRRDLIASYRNSVEELIKSEP
- the LOC115737581 gene encoding putative hydrolase C777.06c isoform X1; protein product: MAVFLGTARCAPSMTRLAPCGRRFRISDPAVSLCRRGSSPFRLLSRASLSEFSSLLHSRASYVASRDAAAEDAGGRGHDGESDSEIIFMGTGTSEGIPRVSCLTNPLKKCPVCLKAVVPGSKNRRLNTSILIRYPGPTRKCNILIDAGKFFYQSALRWFPAYGIRTIDAVIITHSHADAIGGLDDLRDWTNNVQPHIPIYVAKRDFEVMKKTHYYLVDTSGIIPGAAVSELQFNIMQEEPFVVNDLQITPLPVWHGQGYRSLGFRFGKVCYISDVSEIPEETYPLLRDCDILIVDALRPDRSTSTHFGLPRALEEVRKIQPKRTLFTGMMHLMDHEAVNEGLKKLLETEGIDVQLSYDGLRIPITL
- the LOC115737581 gene encoding putative hydrolase C777.06c isoform X2; amino-acid sequence: MAVFLGTARCAPSMTRLAPCGRRFRISDPAVSLCRRGSSPFRLLSRASLNAAAEDAGGRGHDGESDSEIIFMGTGTSEGIPRVSCLTNPLKKCPVCLKAVVPGSKNRRLNTSILIRYPGPTRKCNILIDAGKFFYQSALRWFPAYGIRTIDAVIITHSHADAIGGLDDLRDWTNNVQPHIPIYVAKRDFEVMKKTHYYLVDTSGIIPGAAVSELQFNIMQEEPFVVNDLQITPLPVWHGQGYRSLGFRFGKVCYISDVSEIPEETYPLLRDCDILIVDALRPDRSTSTHFGLPRALEEVRKIQPKRTLFTGMMHLMDHEAVNEGLKKLLETEGIDVQLSYDGLRIPITL